AATAATTATATTCATGAATTCTGTCAGAATATCACTAGTGAATCGAAAAGTTAATCTATATTGTATTCCAACTGAATTGTCCCATCTATTCTTAGGAGAGGAGTTTGGTTTCAAACCCTGATTCAAACAGGAGGGATATGTCTTGTTAATATGTCTTGAATAATCCACATCTCAAAATCAGGAGTCGATGAACACATTGAACTATCCATGTGGTTAAGAGACCTTATAGGCTAGGCATAAcgataaaattattaaaaatctaCACGCTCTACCACTTAAATAATAGTTCATAGAAAACCTTCTATCGGAACCCTGCTTTATCAAAAGGGAGAGAAAACTCCATTCctctctttcctttctttttggacTCTCCTTGTTCCCACACGGAAGAACATGAGGGCGTAAAAAAAAGGTTCGATCAATTTGTTCTGACTTACAATAATAAGCTCATGAGCAACCTAGCCGGTTACTGTTATGTCCTATTTTACAAGGGAAAGGAAGGATGTTAGGTAGACATGGGGATTAATTATTACTACGTATCAAGACTTTGCTAAAAACGAAATTTCCTTTTTAAGTCTTTTCTTTCACCAAAAGAAAACAGTTAATTATGTGCTTCATCTAAAGAGAGCAAAGAAAAATTGAGGCAAACCTATGGATTTTGTCTTCAAGGAAAAATACAACTCATTTTTAGAGAAAGAGGAAATGATAACAATGGTTGGTGAACTTTGAATTGAtggttttattttattaaaataaataatgaatggACAATTCATTGATTCTCATGCTAACATTATTCTTCTTCAACAATCATTATATTGCTCACCAAAATAGAAACACACATCCAGAATTAGTATTACTGTGTTTAATAAAACGTCTCACAAGTAGAGTTTAAATTCCTCATTGACGTAATAATGTGTAATAATGTTTGTGTTGCATAAGCCTAGCCAGCCCAAAAGGGCACAGATACAAGACGAGCACGCCCGTCATAAAACTTAAATTAGGGGTACGGAGGAAaccatttttcataaaatatttttcaattttctcatatttgattGGCCATATCTTTTCTAGAAAAAACAAAATcgtatattattttttacaaaaatcacAATATAGGACAAATTCGACTTACATTTTGAATACTTCGCTGTGTTtatctctttcttttatttattaggtGTTGAGTGTAAAACGGCAAAGGGATTTTTCACTATTTTaaacttcatcaaaaaaaaaaatcaccttCCAGCAATTCAAAGACTACTAAAACAAGTTATCAATTGAACAATCAACTGAGAAATCAAATCAATTGCAAAAAGTATTCGGCTACTGCTTACAACACCTTCATTCACTCGTCGCACTACTTCACAACTGTTCGCCGAACACGTGAAGTCGGAAGGAACAGGAAGGAGGGGGGACAGAAGACCAGTGCTATGATTAAATTAACAAAGCATAACTTTATAAACAAAAAAGTCTAACAAAAAAATGTCAGCATACCTAAAATCTTTCTATCAACTCTTGTCCTAAATGATATGTTGTATCTATGAAATGTATCTAAATATATCACTTCTTAACTACATTGGACAAGAAGATTCCAATTCCATGGATCCTGCAGTCTCTTCAAGTTCTACAGTTATCAAGCCATTGAGAAGTAGAGGGTCTTGTTCATCAATATTATTCACCTTCCTGTTTCACAAATTACAAAGAATATAATTCAGTAATAGACAGCAGGGTAAACAAATATTGAACAGAtatcaagagaaaaaaattgatatatttGAGCTTAAATGAAGCAGCAAGGATACATATAAAGTGACCCCAACTTGTTTAGGACTGAGCCGTAATTGTTCTTTTGTCATGAGAAAAAATTATGCATgcttcacaaaaaaaaaacgtCTGATATGGGATGCTGCAGTTCTCCGTCTAACTTTAGAAAAATGCAGTAGAAAATTTGATGCCTCGTAGCAACTTACAAGTGAATTGCAACCCGCAAGACTTAAGAGTTGTTGTGAAGTGCCATTGCGGATTTATTTTCACAGCGTAATTACAAATCAAGAAAAGGTAAGAGTTGAAAAGGGAGCCTTGACATAACTAGTAAAGTTGTTGGcatcaggaggtcacgggttcaagctgTGGAAACAACCTCTTGCAGAAATGTAGGGTAAGATTGCATaaaatagacccttgtggtccgGCCCTTCCCCAAACCTGCGCATAGGGGAAGCTTAGTGCTCCGTactgccttttttttttttaagatagGGTGGTGTTATCAGAGCTACTAAGGGAACAGTTTCACCATATGGAAGTTCAAGGATTTGGCAGTGATTCAGATATTTAAACATTCACTCATTTCGTGGATAATAATTAATGTAATCGCCAGGCGGAACAAGAATTGATTAGATCTTCAAATGCATAGAGTAAAAGAACTCAAGCTCATTGTCTGAATATTTAACTGGTAGATAGAGGCAAAGTCAGATCCAGGATTTAAGGTTTATGGTTTCCTAAAGTGACCTCAAGTCAATACTACAATAATAATTGGGTTGACAATCAAAATTTTATGGAAGATATTGGGTTCACGTGAACATGTAAGTGGGCCTCTAGATCCACCCCTGGATAGAATTTGCCACAACCATTTAGGCAACCTTTTCCTGCTAACTTAAGCCAATGAATAAATTATCCACAAGGCAAAATCCCAAGATAAGACAATAACAACCTTCTCGCCCACCAACAAAAGTCTTTCCAATGTAAAGGAAGAACGGTTTTAAGTCACTATGAGAGATACCTATATGCTTAATACTAAAGTGCTGCACATTTATGAGAATGTACTAAATTGTCTATGCTCTCGGGTGTTTCTATAGTATGATAGGTAACACTTTCAGAGTCGAGAGCTATCTAATAAATATTTGGGAGGAAATGAGAGTGCTATAGGACCCGCAAAAAGGGGAAATCAAGGTGCTGAAATGAAGCAAAAATATGTGAATACAAGAGAGGATATGAACGATCTGAAAGAAGCATGATTTTCAGTTCATAGGCCAGATAAAAGTCGAGAGCACCTACCCGCATGTCTTCTTATTGTGGCCTAGGCCCTTACACTTGCTGCACTGCATCTGACGTTTGACTATGTCAAAAGTGTCCGCCTTTTTCATCTTTGGTCGACCAGGTGGACGTTTTGTTGGTGGAGGAGTAACAACCATGACCATATTCTCCATATCTGGTTCACCTTTAATTGGTTTTTCCAGATGAGGCATGGGGTTAATTGATTCGGCATATGTTGCATGGTAACTCTCAGTTGAGAAGTATCGGGAGCAAAGATCATAGGGGCTCCTTCCTAGGTATTCAGAAACAGCAATAGTATGGCAACAAGGTAATCCATTAAGCTGCCACTCTTTGCAACTACAATCCCATTGATCAATATCAACTACTTCAACAGTTTCACCACAAACTTCAAATGTGCTGCCATGTGAGGGTAATGGGTGAAGTGTCCTCGCTATTGATGTTGCATTTTGAAGTTTCTGCTCCATCAAAGGTGTCAATGTAGTAACCCACTGACTGGATTCAACACGCCTAGCATAAATCAATTCCATTATTTTACCTCGTAACCCATCGACCATTTGAGTTATTGGCAGCTCATTCACCTCCGCTACCCAATCATAGAAAAGCTTCCCAACGTCAGATGTCATGTGGCCATACCTTACCCCACTAAAAAAGGCATTTGCCCAGTGTTCGGGCTCACTTCTAGTGACCCAATTGTAAACTTCAGGTGAGATAGCTTTTATATTCTCAGCACAACTCTCAAAAGACTCAAGCTTTGGAGCACAAGCAGCAGCATATAAATCATGGATCATAAGGCGTCTGGCTTCATGTGAAAACTGCccttttaaatcattattaagTTTCTCTGCAAGATAACGCAGACAAAAGCCATGGTAACACTCTTCACCAAAGACATTTTGCAAAGACTCTCTTATCCCTCTTTGGAAATCAGAAATAAAAGTTATTGGACAGGACGTTGCGAGAGCAGATTTTAGTTCTAAAAGAAACCAATGCCAGTTGTCATTGGTCTCCTCATCTACAACTGCAAAGGCTACTGGAAAAACGCCATCATTCCCATCTATACCTATGGCAGCCAAAAGTGTTCCTTGATACTTTGCATAGAGCAAAGTGCTGTCCAGGAAAAGAAGAGGCCGGCAACCTTGTTGGAAACCAGATATTGaggcatgaaatgcaataaAAAGGCGATGGAAACTTGAGTCCTCCTTAGTGGCAATTGTAGCAACACTACCAGGATTAGTTTCTCTAATTTTCTCACAGAATAAGGGTAACTGACTGTACGCTTCTTTGAATGAACCCTGAAGCTGCTCTCTTGCCTTCTCTTTTGCACGTCTCGCCTGAGAATAGTTCAACAGAATGCCATATTCACGCTCAATATCTTTTGCTATATCCTTGGGTTTATAGTTCGGAGCAACCTTCAACTTTTCCTTTATGATACTTCCCATCCATCCCCTCGTTGATCGGTACGCAGCTTTAACAGCAGCCCCGTCACATGTATGCTTTGCATTCATTTTCTTGATACATATAAGCTGAGTGGTAGGCAACCTGGATGCATATATGCACCAAGAACATCCTTCAACCTTGCATTTAGCAGTTACCCTGCGACTATCATTTTTCTTATACCTATAAGTGAATCCATGGGCAATTGAGTATTTATGCAGAGCTTCACGAAATTCAGCAAAACTACTGAACCTTTGACCCACGTCCGTTATTGTGTTCTCCCATTGTGTAGCTGCTCTGCGATGCTTCTCATTGTTCTCATCATTGCTGGCAGGAAAGACACACAGGGGAGTAGTATCAATGGCAGCATCAGCCCCAAGCAGGTCATCACAATGAATCACATCCACAGGGGTAGCAGGAGTAAGAGCTGCCTCTGACGCAGTTGTCGACCTGCATAGCAAGCAAGTAATTAACATTTAAGAATCCATTAAGAGATAGCACATCTTTCAAACTCATTCACATCCAGAAGAATCAGTATAATAAAGCACTTGGAACAAATTGTGTACGAAACACCACCAAAAGAGCTAATAGGAACTTGTCATGCTAAGATACAAACAAGGATTAAGGTCCATACCATCCGAGTGCAACCACTTGCAGAGCCAAGCGTGTTCAAGGGGGTTCAAAGTTCAAACCCGCTTTGAAGGAAAATTACACCATACAAATAGGATTAAAACAAACTTCTTGGTATATATGTGAATTATTGAATCCCTTGATAGTTAAGTTTCTTCACTCAGTGTGCAAGTTGGGCTCTTATTAAATCCCCTAGTTAAAATTTCTGGCTCCTTCACTGAGTCCAACAAGTATTACACCTCAATCCCAAGTTGAGCCAAACAACTATATAAATTCTCAACCTACATTGCAATTCACTTAGACCTGTTTGTCCATGCCATGTGAGTGaaacaacaaaacaaacaaactaTCATGCTGGTGAACtaacaaactaaactaaactAAACCTGAAGAAAAGTAAGTACCTACTGGCAGAGACATTAGGTACATTTTTCACAACAGCTTCATCATAAATTATGAAGATCTCAACTTGATCAGAATCCTTGACGAAATTCATCATACGCTTGAGGTCCTTATCTTTAGAAATAGTAATGAGAGTCTTCTTATTCCcaggaagaaaatattttactgTCATTCCTTCAATGCCACGCTGAAAGTTCTCTGCTACATCTTTCTTAAAGTCAGCCAAAACTGTCTGGTCACCGATGTCCAAGGCATAAGCCTCTCCACCAGTATATGTCAAAAAACCATCCTCATTGTTTGTCACAAACTCTCCTCCAGATTGACATATTGCAATTATCTTCTTGGAAGCCATCACAAGGACATAAAATCCTCAACCAATTCAAAAACTGCAAAAGaggaaaagcaaaaaaaaaagactttaaTTACAACAAACAAAATTGGTGTTGGCTATAATGAATCATCTTTAACATATAAGTTTAAATGGACCCTGAAAATAAACCTACATTCCCAATtcaattcaacaacaacaacatacccaatgtaatcccacaagtggggtctgggagcATGAAGTGTATGCAAAACTTACTCGTAGTTTGGGGAGCATGAAGTGTATGCAAACCTTACTCGTAGAGAGGTCCTTTCCGATAGACCGTAGGCTTAAAATAGCAAACTACAACGAAATAATGTAAAATTGAAGCAGTACAATTTAACCTACATTAccaattcaataaaaaaaagcTCAAATCTTTACTACATGCATAATTAAACAATGAAAACTTATAAAGCTAAcaacaagaaggaaaaaaaaaagagctttATAACAAAAAAGATTTAGTATTGGCTGTATGAATTATCTGTAAGACTGTAACAGTAAGTTCAAATGGACCATGAAAAATCAACCTACATGcccaattcaaaaaaaaaaatcaaatctttaCCACAGACATGAGAATTAAAccaactaaaaaagaaaaagaaaaaacataatCAAGAGACAAAAAAGTCAATAAATAAGAAACACCCATGAAGGTAAAAACACGTAAGAGCCTAAAACAAGAGAGAGACAACTAGTgaagaagataaaaaaaaaaatcacatggTTTTTCAAAAACCTCGTACCTTGTCGAAatagaattcaagaaaattcatagGGTGGACAATGTacaattaagaagaaaaaaacaaatcttTGGGGCAATTGAGGAAAAGTGAATATTAGTTAGTAGAGTACCTGTGTGATGATGATGAAAAATTGCTGCAAAGTTTTGAAGAAAATTAGGGCAAAGtgaaagaagagagaaagagagagggcTTGTGATGGGAGAGATTCAACTTTGTGGCTCTAAAATCGGATGTACTTTAGCAATTGGGGGAGGTGAACGTAATTAACCCTAATTCATTCAATGACAACTTTACCCCTAAAATTTGTCCTAAAATGTCAAAATTCCCCCATCTTACGGAATTGGGCTTTCTTCAtttaattattcttattttttccttttattgcTTTTTGTTTTTTAAGGGAAAAAATAGTGGAATAATATATTctctatatataaataattactttttattttttatttatatgttcAATTGTTAAAAAATTGTGTGAAAAACATCAATGCCTTTTGTGGAATTGGAACCATGAGATATGTATTGGCAATATATGTTTTGATGAATAATtgaaaattctttatttttaaatagaagTTTGGAGTTCGAGTCATTGAAACATGATAAAATAGAACTCATATATAAGTTGTAtgtatcaattttattttttattattatttcttacatGTGGTAAACTTCAAGCATTTTCTAAGATTGAAAAGGTGTTGCAAAGTAGATAGGTAATATACAAAAGTTTATAGTTAGGATTGATAAAATAGCTGATCATGGAAATCTGATTCATGAAATTAGTTTAAGTTTACTGTCTATTTATTAGTATTGCCCATTCTATCCTGCTCAATTCAATTCATCTAAaattatagatgatatattgtcCAAATTGATCGatgacttcttcttcttttcttttctaaaaagccttttttaaaaaaatttagatgTATCATATAGtcatagtaataataaaaacgAGTTAGTAAGAAGTTacatattaaaattttagtaaaaaatagATGGAGTGGGTTATATAACGCATTTCTTAGCCCATTTCAATTTAATTAACTTTAACCCGCCCACTAATTAGCACAATTCATTTTGACCCACTCAAATTAAACTCAACCCACTCATTTGACTCCCCTATCACACCCACAATCTCTCTTTTACGTGTTCATGTAATTGcgaattttatataaattaaatatataattgtgTATGTCTATAACTCTATGTTTACAATTATTTAATATCGGATTTAAAGAGAAAGCGAAGAATATAAACACTATCGCAATTCAAATattacatttttaaaatttatagatACCAATAGAGAAAAAGAGTGagtgaagaaagagaaaaaaattaatcctGAATTGAGAAATAAGAAAAAGGTAAATAAATATCTTTAATGTTTGTAATTTATTCTAATGGGACCAACGTGTATGATTTTGAAAGAACAGTTATGACTTTTCtcttttataacttgattatCATGAACATATATTGTTGCtatacaataatatttttaaactatctttataaataCATAAAAGTATCAGAGGTACAAATGCTACTATAAATGCGTCATTAGAATACCTCTTATGCTTAATTGACGATGCTCCCTGATAGACTTTGAGACCAAGGAGATGGAGTTAGACGAGCATTTGCAAGAGAGTGAGAAGCAGATCTAAAACTGCTATAAGTTCTattataaaacttcatagttGCAAAATAGAGAGATTATTAAACTCTTTTTTGAGTACCAAATGAAGTGAAGATACAGCAGCAATGTTACTCATCATCATTTCAATCACGGCCAAATAGTGCAAATTCGTCCTCGGCCTTATTCTCTGCAGCCCTCTTATGAATAAACCTACGAAACTTTTCTAAATGGACTCTATTTTGCTATTCTTGTTCCTTATAGGATTTGCACTGTGTTAGATCAagaaagattttgatcattgacaaaaagaggaacaaatgaaagaaataggTTGCTATGACATGTTTCTTTCAGACCGAGTCCGACTGGTATAAGGAGAAAGTCAACCCACACGAAGCAGAAGTACTAAGGCGGTGGATGGAGTACGTTTATGACCTGTCCAGTTGCgtaaattttcctttcttaagaGGATTCCTACAAGgaaagagaaataataaagGGACATCGACTCCAACTAAAATAAAGAGAGGTCTTGCAAGTCTACAAGGAAAAGGAAGCAGTAAAAGATCACTAACTTCAACTCAAAGAAGGAGAAGTCTTGCGTCTATAAATAAAGAAAGGTTTTCACAAAGAACCTA
The genomic region above belongs to Solanum dulcamara chromosome 5, daSolDulc1.2, whole genome shotgun sequence and contains:
- the LOC129890095 gene encoding uncharacterized protein LOC129890095 is translated as MASKKIIAICQSGGEFVTNNEDGFLTYTGGEAYALDIGDQTVLADFKKDVAENFQRGIEGMTVKYFLPGNKKTLITISKDKDLKRMMNFVKDSDQVEIFIIYDEAVVKNVPNVSASRSTTASEAALTPATPVDVIHCDDLLGADAAIDTTPLCVFPASNDENNEKHRRAATQWENTITDVGQRFSSFAEFREALHKYSIAHGFTYRYKKNDSRRVTAKCKVEGCSWCIYASRLPTTQLICIKKMNAKHTCDGAAVKAAYRSTRGWMGSIIKEKLKVAPNYKPKDIAKDIEREYGILLNYSQARRAKEKAREQLQGSFKEAYSQLPLFCEKIRETNPGSVATIATKEDSSFHRLFIAFHASISGFQQGCRPLLFLDSTLLYAKYQGTLLAAIGIDGNDGVFPVAFAVVDEETNDNWHWFLLELKSALATSCPITFISDFQRGIRESLQNVFGEECYHGFCLRYLAEKLNNDLKGQFSHEARRLMIHDLYAAACAPKLESFESCAENIKAISPEVYNWVTRSEPEHWANAFFSGVRYGHMTSDVGKLFYDWVAEVNELPITQMVDGLRGKIMELIYARRVESSQWVTTLTPLMEQKLQNATSIARTLHPLPSHGSTFEVCGETVEVVDIDQWDCSCKEWQLNGLPCCHTIAVSEYLGRSPYDLCSRYFSTESYHATYAESINPMPHLEKPIKGEPDMENMVMVVTPPPTKRPPGRPKMKKADTFDIVKRQMQCSKCKGLGHNKKTCGKVNNIDEQDPLLLNGLITVELEETAGSMELESSCPM